In Deltaproteobacteria bacterium, the DNA window GAAGAGCATTGTCGGGAATCCTCCTGACCTGATAAATCCCCCGGCGGGCTGCAGGTTCAATCCCAGATGCCCTTTCGCTCAAGAGATATGCCGGACTGAAGAGCCAGAATTGAAACAGATAGGCGACAACCACAGCGTGGCCTGCCATTTCTGGGAGGAGATAGCAGCCAAGAGGTAGTCGAAGATGGACGACGACGTGATGATCAGAGTACAGGATCTGAAGAAGTGGTACGATCTATCCAGCGGCATAGTGGAATCGCTGTTATCAAGGAAAAGCAGATTTGTCAAAGCTGTGGACGGGGTCTCATTCGACATCAAGAGGGGTGAGATATTCGGCCTAGTTGGTGAGAGTGGATGCGGGAAGACTACCACGGGACGATTGTTGATGGGTGTCGTCCCCCCGACGAGTGGGAGAGTCTACTTCGATGGGGTCGACATATCCACCATAACCAATAATGATGATGAAATGAAGGAGCTTGCACTCAAGAGGCAGATGATCTTCCAAGATCCATATGAATATCTCAGCCCGTGGTTGACGGTACAGGGTACATTGGCGGAACCACTGAGAATCCATAAACTCGCGGATGGCAAGGAGGAGGAGATGGATAGGATCAGAGAGATCATGAAAACGGTCGACCTGACTCCAATAGACATGCTTCTGCCTAAATACCCCTACGAATTGAGCGGAGGACAGAGGCAGAGGTTAGTCATAGCCCGGGCCCTGTTGTTGAACCCGACCTTCATCGTCGCTGACGAGCCCGTGTCGATGCTTGATGTCTCAATAAGGGTGGGGATCTTGAACCTGCTGCTCGAGATGAGGAAGAAGTTATCCCTAACCCTTCTGTTCATCACACACGATATAGCCGTGTCGAGGTACATGTGCGACGTCATAGGTGTGATGTACCTGGGTAAGTTGGTGGAAAGA includes these proteins:
- a CDS encoding ABC transporter ATP-binding protein, producing the protein MDDDVMIRVQDLKKWYDLSSGIVESLLSRKSRFVKAVDGVSFDIKRGEIFGLVGESGCGKTTTGRLLMGVVPPTSGRVYFDGVDISTITNNDDEMKELALKRQMIFQDPYEYLSPWLTVQGTLAEPLRIHKLADGKEEEMDRIREIMKTVDLTPIDMLLPKYPYELSGGQRQRLVIARALLLNPTFIVADEPVSMLDVSIRVGILNLLLEMRKKLSLTLLFITHDIAVSRYMCDVIGVMYLGKLVERGPAEKIITEPLHPYTQALLSAVPIPDPKIGRSEIPIKGRIPTSTYEFKGCRFATRCPYADENCSLEEPELVEVDRDHFVACPR